In the genome of Candidatus Neomarinimicrobiota bacterium, one region contains:
- a CDS encoding (2Fe-2S)-binding protein, translating into MEQIELTVNGFTRTLLVKPHETLLVTLRERLYLTGTKLGCDEATCGCCTVLLDGKPVLSCITPTMRCEGREILTIEGVTAGDGLHPVQKHMVENGGMQCGFCTPGVVMTAIPFLEENRDASIDDIKEGLSGNLCRCTGYKKIIEAVKDAAEEMRK; encoded by the coding sequence ATGGAGCAGATTGAACTGACTGTGAACGGCTTCACCAGGACGCTCCTGGTTAAGCCTCATGAAACTCTGCTCGTCACCCTTCGTGAGCGGCTCTATCTGACGGGAACTAAACTGGGATGCGATGAGGCGACCTGCGGCTGCTGTACCGTCCTCTTGGACGGGAAACCTGTGTTAAGCTGTATAACGCCCACCATGAGATGTGAAGGGCGAGAGATTCTTACCATTGAAGGGGTTACCGCTGGTGACGGACTGCATCCGGTTCAGAAACATATGGTAGAAAATGGCGGCATGCAGTGTGGTTTCTGCACGCCCGGAGTGGTGATGACAGCCATCCCTTTTCTGGAAGAGAATCGCGATGCATCCATAGATGACATCAAGGAAGGATTGTCGGGCAATCTGTGCCGCTGCACCGGCTACAAGAAGATCATTGAAGCTGTGAAGGATGCTGCAGAGGAGATGAGGAAGTGA
- a CDS encoding enoyl-CoA hydratase-related protein, which produces MGEITTESLFSGQVVRFTLNAPKANVLDAEMMMALQSELEETGADVKLIQFTGAGDHFSFGASVPEHSKENAPEMLRHFHGLFLTLIDLATPTMALVSGQCLGGGLELAIMCNFLFVDNSARLGQPEINLGVFAPPASLILPMKIGQTRADDLLLTGRSMTAEEALTAGLVTEIFDDRQTMLEGADEWIHKQILPKSASSLKFAVRAARKQFNATLKSELSKLAKFYTDELMASHDASEGIASFMEKRKAEWKDR; this is translated from the coding sequence ATGGGGGAAATAACCACAGAATCACTTTTTAGCGGCCAGGTGGTCCGGTTCACACTTAATGCACCCAAAGCAAATGTCCTGGATGCGGAAATGATGATGGCACTGCAGTCTGAACTTGAGGAAACTGGGGCGGACGTTAAGCTTATTCAGTTTACAGGTGCAGGAGATCATTTCAGTTTTGGAGCATCGGTGCCTGAACATTCAAAGGAAAATGCACCAGAAATGTTGCGTCATTTCCACGGACTTTTCCTGACACTCATCGATCTGGCCACGCCCACCATGGCGCTGGTCTCAGGGCAGTGTCTCGGAGGTGGATTGGAACTGGCCATCATGTGCAACTTCCTCTTCGTTGACAACAGCGCCAGACTGGGACAGCCCGAAATCAATTTAGGTGTCTTCGCGCCACCGGCTTCGCTGATTCTACCGATGAAGATCGGTCAGACGCGAGCTGATGATTTGCTCCTGACCGGGAGGAGTATGACTGCGGAAGAGGCGTTGACTGCCGGCCTAGTGACAGAGATATTTGACGATCGGCAAACAATGCTGGAGGGGGCCGACGAGTGGATTCACAAACAGATTCTGCCTAAGAGTGCTTCATCGCTCAAATTTGCTGTGCGGGCCGCGCGAAAACAGTTTAACGCAACTCTGAAGAGCGAGCTTAGCAAGCTGGCCAAGTTTTATACAGATGAATTGATGGCGTCCCACGATGCCAGTGAAGGTATCGCCTCTTTCATGGAGAAGCGTAAGGCTGAGTGGAAGGACCGCTGA
- the oah gene encoding 6-oxocyclohex-1-ene-1-carbonyl-CoA hydratase, with amino-acid sequence MNKNLTSHNITEVDFKEIIYELRPCIDKDSETVEGLYNAWIFLNNPQQYNSYTTAAVKEIILAFRQASNDRSVVAVVFTAVGDKAFCTGGNTKEYAEYYTGRPTEYKQYMRLFNDMITSILHCDKPVICRVNGMRIAGGQEIGMACDFTVASDLAVFGQAGPKHGSAPDGGSTDFLHLYVGIERAMQSCTLCEMWGAYESKTFGLISDAVPVLKVDGEFVRNPLVVTDHWLDGSGEVIYGRRKSGDDLKAGKELLAKGEIDLTPLDDAVNALATKLMYMMPDCTSKTLNSMRKKKLEHWDQNAQTNRDWLALNMMTEAKAGFRAFNEGPKGNREVDFIKLRRMLAEGHPWDDELVEAILPK; translated from the coding sequence ATGAATAAAAATCTTACCAGTCACAACATTACAGAAGTGGACTTCAAGGAGATTATTTATGAATTGCGTCCGTGTATCGATAAGGACAGTGAAACCGTAGAAGGGTTATATAACGCCTGGATTTTCCTGAACAATCCGCAGCAGTACAATTCCTACACCACAGCGGCTGTAAAGGAGATTATTCTTGCTTTCCGGCAAGCCTCTAATGACCGCTCAGTGGTGGCAGTTGTATTCACGGCTGTGGGCGATAAGGCGTTCTGCACCGGCGGCAATACTAAGGAATATGCCGAGTACTACACTGGACGTCCGACAGAGTACAAGCAGTACATGCGTCTGTTCAACGATATGATTACATCGATTCTTCACTGCGACAAGCCTGTCATCTGCCGAGTAAACGGCATGCGTATTGCCGGCGGTCAAGAGATAGGCATGGCGTGCGATTTTACCGTTGCCAGCGACTTGGCGGTGTTTGGCCAGGCGGGACCGAAGCACGGCAGCGCCCCGGACGGTGGCAGTACTGATTTTCTGCACCTCTATGTAGGTATCGAGCGCGCCATGCAGAGCTGTACCCTGTGCGAGATGTGGGGCGCCTATGAGTCTAAGACTTTTGGGTTGATTTCAGATGCGGTGCCGGTATTGAAAGTGGATGGCGAATTCGTACGTAATCCGCTGGTGGTTACCGACCACTGGTTGGACGGTTCAGGTGAAGTCATTTACGGCAGACGCAAATCGGGCGACGATCTAAAAGCAGGCAAAGAACTCCTTGCCAAGGGAGAAATTGATCTGACGCCGCTGGATGACGCGGTCAACGCCCTGGCGACGAAGCTGATGTATATGATGCCTGATTGTACCAGCAAAACATTGAACAGTATGCGCAAGAAGAAGCTGGAGCACTGGGATCAGAATGCTCAGACCAATCGCGACTGGCTCGCGCTGAACATGATGACGGAGGCGAAGGCGGGATTCAGGGCATTTAATGAGGGGCCGAAAGGTAATCGTGAAGTGGACTTCATCAAACTGCGCCGGATGCTGGCGGAAGGGCATCCGTGGGATGATGAGTTGGTGGAAGCGATTTTGCCTAAATAA
- the had gene encoding 6-hydroxycyclohex-1-ene-1-carbonyl-CoA dehydrogenase, whose product MDKISAYQMTGRDEPFEKVELPVPEIGKEDVLVEVAGCGVCHTDLSFWHYGVPTRHELPLVLGHEISGTVLEGPPELVGKAVIIPAVLPCGECELCKQGRSNICQRQKMPGNDFHGGFASHVVAPSRYVATVSEAAISRHSLAELAVIADAVSTPYQVIVKSGLKSGDFAVVIGVGGIGIYGAQLAKVFGAHILAIDISQDRLDCLKKAGIERRLNSEGLKIKEIKRQVKEIGKDLGVLPYGWKIFEMSGTKAGQELAYALLGTAGTLSIVGFTMDKLEVRLSNLMAFDGQVIGTWGCKPELYAEIIDLVAEGQVELSPFTETRPMSTINEVFQQMLAHKLVKRSVLIPDFD is encoded by the coding sequence ATGGATAAGATTAGCGCTTATCAGATGACGGGCCGCGATGAGCCTTTTGAAAAGGTGGAGCTTCCCGTGCCGGAAATCGGGAAGGAGGACGTTCTTGTGGAAGTAGCTGGATGTGGTGTCTGTCATACAGATCTGAGCTTCTGGCACTATGGCGTTCCCACCCGCCACGAACTACCTCTTGTTCTGGGGCACGAGATCAGCGGCACCGTGCTGGAAGGACCTCCTGAACTTGTAGGAAAAGCGGTCATCATTCCGGCAGTACTGCCGTGTGGCGAGTGTGAACTGTGCAAGCAAGGCAGGAGTAATATTTGCCAGCGTCAGAAAATGCCCGGCAACGATTTTCATGGTGGATTCGCCAGCCATGTGGTTGCGCCGTCCAGATACGTGGCCACAGTGTCTGAAGCTGCCATCTCCCGGCACAGTCTGGCTGAACTTGCAGTCATCGCTGACGCTGTTTCAACTCCCTATCAGGTCATTGTTAAGAGTGGCTTGAAGAGCGGTGATTTCGCTGTTGTCATCGGCGTTGGCGGAATCGGCATTTACGGTGCCCAGTTGGCGAAGGTCTTCGGCGCGCATATTCTGGCTATCGATATATCACAGGACAGACTGGATTGCCTGAAAAAGGCTGGCATCGAAAGAAGGCTGAATTCAGAAGGACTCAAAATCAAGGAGATTAAGCGCCAGGTGAAAGAAATCGGTAAAGATCTTGGCGTGCTGCCGTATGGATGGAAGATCTTTGAGATGTCAGGGACGAAAGCGGGGCAGGAACTTGCCTATGCACTCCTCGGCACCGCCGGCACACTCTCCATCGTCGGCTTTACCATGGATAAGCTGGAAGTGCGCCTGAGCAATCTGATGGCTTTCGATGGGCAGGTGATCGGTACGTGGGGCTGTAAGCCTGAACTTTATGCTGAGATCATCGATCTTGTTGCTGAGGGGCAAGTGGAACTGAGCCCATTTACCGAGACCAGACCCATGTCCACTATCAACGAAGTGTTTCAGCAGATGCTGGCACATAAGCTGGTAAAGCGGTCTGTGCTTATTCCCGATTTTGATTAG
- a CDS encoding 2-dehydropantoate 2-reductase, translated as MNDRAKLSVAVVGAGPIGSILSAHLLEAGADVVICDVSQARLDVIGKNGIVLRNSIHKTLPASDTVRSISELSGYQMDLVIIAVKCPYLVSVLEEIGRIDSGNFFLMSAQNGLGTEDDISTLFSADRTLRMVINFAGNLVKSEDETQAGVVNVTFFNPPNYVAAMSDAGRAIEAGFIEALNSAGLTTESSSHIQLHIWEKVILNNALCALCAVTGKTMGEVMSFPSTLQMVEGIIEESLEVAQAEGVELDDDFPATAIDYLNKGGAHKPTMLVDVENGLLTEIDYLNGKIELYGNKHEIATPLNSALTAMVKLVEAGYGDG; from the coding sequence ATGAACGATCGGGCTAAACTTTCAGTTGCTGTAGTGGGTGCCGGTCCCATAGGTTCCATACTGTCAGCCCATCTTCTCGAGGCGGGAGCTGACGTTGTCATCTGTGATGTGAGTCAGGCAAGGTTGGACGTAATCGGTAAGAACGGGATCGTGTTGCGCAACTCCATCCATAAGACATTGCCTGCCTCGGATACAGTACGCTCTATCAGTGAGCTGTCCGGTTATCAAATGGATCTGGTTATCATCGCTGTAAAATGTCCTTATCTCGTTTCTGTTCTAGAGGAGATCGGCCGGATCGATTCAGGTAATTTTTTTCTGATGAGTGCCCAGAACGGCCTCGGGACAGAGGATGACATAAGCACTCTCTTCTCGGCGGACAGGACTCTGCGCATGGTGATCAATTTCGCCGGCAACCTGGTAAAGTCAGAAGATGAGACACAAGCAGGTGTTGTTAATGTCACTTTCTTCAATCCACCTAATTACGTGGCCGCCATGTCCGATGCGGGGAGGGCGATCGAAGCCGGATTTATAGAAGCTCTAAACTCCGCTGGACTGACGACAGAATCGTCTTCCCATATTCAGCTCCATATCTGGGAAAAGGTGATTCTCAATAACGCCCTTTGTGCCCTCTGCGCTGTGACAGGTAAAACCATGGGTGAAGTGATGTCATTTCCGTCTACTCTCCAAATGGTGGAGGGGATTATTGAAGAATCGTTAGAGGTAGCGCAAGCCGAAGGAGTCGAACTCGATGATGACTTTCCTGCAACTGCTATCGATTATCTCAATAAGGGTGGCGCACACAAGCCGACTATGCTCGTGGATGTGGAGAATGGTCTTCTGACAGAGATTGATTATCTCAATGGAAAGATTGAGCTGTACGGCAACAAGCACGAAATAGCTACGCCCCTCAATTCTGCTTTGACAGCTATGGTGAAGTTAGTGGAGGCGGGATACGGTGATGGATAA
- a CDS encoding AMP-binding protein — MSEPPLLQSDLQLPQYSLNLAQMLNRNASDFSDHPIYQEIQDGEYAPLSWNQFRQHVISIQYYLESVGLRPGDRMAILSPNRQEMLELELAVMAMGGRAVPIFAGYSADWADRLVEFCEPKFVAVADESQYDKMRAPDKFDRIIHFDALSSCSENCVSFTELLASSPVEEIAGGEVASDEVCLMMYTSGTMGKPKCVQLTHSNILSQQAAMRVLWQLSDKDRFLSYLPWHHSFGGIFEKYAAICNGAVLSLENSFGKDTEMLMSNWRKVRPTVFFSVPRIYQNIATLILQDEEIERLIFHDELRFVFTAAAPLPKSISDMFESRQIPVYEGWGLTETSPCCTVTDPHVPRKRGVVGKSIPGITLKLEDDGEILVKGPNVMKGYFNNPEETRKVLAEDGWFRTGDVGECVETGLRLIARKDRIFKLSNAEKVVPTEIESLIYKDCAYLAHAFVTGNGRDYPVALLFPNSAMFCQKPDESQLMEGCQCPQNLGEYFQCLNNCLMRWNDLTAAKYARLKRAMLIDHELTIEDGELTPSMKLAPNIVAKVFKAEIESLYDSEEPIREDVFVINLGENQPDLSSADSGEVTLS, encoded by the coding sequence ATGTCAGAACCCCCTCTTCTTCAGAGTGACCTTCAACTTCCGCAATACTCCCTTAATCTGGCGCAGATGCTCAACAGAAATGCCTCAGATTTCTCAGATCACCCAATCTACCAGGAGATACAGGATGGTGAGTATGCACCCCTGTCGTGGAACCAGTTTCGGCAACACGTAATATCTATTCAGTACTATCTTGAGTCCGTCGGCTTACGGCCGGGAGACCGAATGGCAATCCTGTCTCCCAACAGGCAGGAGATGCTTGAGCTGGAGTTGGCCGTCATGGCCATGGGAGGAAGGGCGGTGCCCATCTTTGCCGGCTACAGCGCGGACTGGGCCGATCGCCTGGTTGAGTTCTGTGAGCCAAAGTTTGTTGCTGTAGCTGATGAGTCGCAGTACGATAAAATGCGTGCTCCAGACAAGTTTGACAGGATTATTCATTTTGATGCTCTCTCGAGCTGCAGCGAAAACTGTGTCTCCTTTACCGAATTGTTAGCTTCGTCTCCAGTCGAGGAGATTGCTGGGGGAGAGGTGGCCTCTGACGAGGTCTGTCTTATGATGTACACTTCTGGTACCATGGGGAAGCCCAAGTGTGTTCAACTGACGCACAGTAATATCCTGTCTCAGCAGGCGGCCATGCGTGTTCTCTGGCAACTCAGTGATAAGGACAGGTTTCTTTCCTATCTTCCGTGGCATCATAGTTTCGGCGGCATTTTTGAGAAGTATGCCGCCATTTGTAACGGCGCTGTTCTGTCCCTTGAAAACAGCTTTGGCAAAGATACTGAGATGCTCATGAGTAACTGGCGCAAGGTACGCCCGACAGTCTTTTTTAGCGTGCCGCGTATATATCAGAATATCGCCACACTGATTCTGCAGGATGAAGAGATTGAACGGCTCATATTCCACGATGAACTACGATTTGTATTTACCGCCGCCGCACCGCTACCGAAAAGCATTTCCGACATGTTCGAAAGCAGGCAGATCCCTGTCTATGAAGGGTGGGGTCTGACGGAAACGTCCCCGTGCTGTACCGTGACCGATCCCCATGTCCCTAGGAAAAGAGGCGTTGTGGGCAAGTCAATTCCCGGCATCACCCTCAAACTGGAGGATGATGGGGAAATCTTGGTCAAAGGCCCGAACGTCATGAAGGGATACTTCAACAATCCTGAAGAAACCAGGAAAGTACTCGCTGAAGACGGCTGGTTCCGGACGGGAGATGTAGGGGAATGTGTAGAAACAGGGCTTCGACTGATCGCGCGCAAAGACCGTATCTTCAAACTGTCAAATGCTGAAAAAGTCGTCCCCACGGAAATTGAGAGTCTCATCTATAAGGATTGTGCCTATCTTGCTCACGCTTTTGTGACAGGCAATGGAAGAGACTATCCTGTCGCCCTGCTTTTTCCCAATTCGGCCATGTTTTGCCAAAAACCAGACGAATCCCAGCTGATGGAAGGGTGTCAATGTCCACAGAATCTTGGTGAGTATTTTCAATGCCTTAACAACTGCCTGATGAGGTGGAATGATCTCACCGCCGCCAAGTATGCCCGTCTGAAGAGAGCTATGCTCATCGATCATGAATTGACGATTGAGGATGGAGAGCTGACCCCTTCCATGAAACTGGCGCCCAATATTGTCGCTAAAGTGTTCAAAGCGGAGATAGAAAGTCTTTACGATTCTGAAGAACCGATCAGGGAAGATGTTTTCGTCATTAATCTCGGAGAGAATCAGCCGGATTTGAGTAGCGCTGATTCTGGAGAAGTTACCCTGTCGTGA
- a CDS encoding 2-hydroxyacyl-CoA dehydratase family protein, with protein sequence MVRLQTTFDIFGWYDEVKNSGKPIAWCSAFAPAEILMAMDIIPVYPENHAAILGALSKDRNPDHPYSWEAIDLSKKRKLQPPKFCTYSLSDMGILLGDAESPINGLPDPDMFYACDSQCSVVERWGDEVQEIFDERGKDVPHYVLHAPPLTKAEGHTPEELNQFASEIRRHIAEIEHRFNLSFDEERLAEIVAESDRANKFWQQCLETARKRPTPWTNIDAFTAMAPIVIARGDKKCTDYYESLLKELEERIANGVEAVPGEKVRLVWDAIPIWPRKNWLAKFCEERQTAFVASTYTHSWWFDFDSSAPMESLVKRYAWNTMNRSKEWILNWTLDMVKDYQADGIVAHWNNSCGRWNSYVKRRLPGLEEAGIPTLVIEADMVDARFFDEKKVSDQLDSFIQSIA encoded by the coding sequence ATGGTGCGCCTTCAGACCACATTTGACATCTTTGGCTGGTACGATGAGGTAAAGAACAGCGGTAAACCGATAGCATGGTGTTCAGCATTTGCACCCGCAGAAATCTTGATGGCCATGGATATTATTCCAGTCTATCCGGAAAATCACGCCGCTATTCTGGGTGCCCTGTCAAAAGATCGCAATCCCGATCATCCATATAGCTGGGAGGCGATTGATCTCTCCAAGAAGAGAAAATTACAGCCGCCGAAATTTTGTACTTATTCTTTGAGTGATATGGGGATACTGTTGGGTGATGCTGAATCTCCTATCAATGGCCTCCCTGACCCTGATATGTTTTATGCCTGTGACAGTCAGTGTTCTGTTGTAGAGAGATGGGGCGATGAGGTCCAAGAGATCTTTGATGAGCGAGGTAAGGATGTGCCGCATTACGTGTTGCATGCTCCTCCTTTAACTAAGGCTGAGGGGCACACACCAGAGGAACTGAATCAATTCGCCAGCGAGATACGGCGACATATCGCTGAAATTGAGCACCGTTTTAATCTGAGTTTTGATGAGGAACGTCTTGCCGAAATCGTAGCCGAATCAGACAGAGCCAATAAATTTTGGCAGCAGTGTCTTGAAACGGCGCGCAAGCGTCCCACACCGTGGACGAATATTGATGCATTTACCGCCATGGCGCCTATTGTAATTGCCCGCGGTGACAAGAAATGTACGGACTACTATGAATCTCTTTTGAAAGAATTGGAAGAGAGAATTGCCAACGGAGTAGAGGCTGTCCCTGGTGAGAAAGTACGTTTGGTGTGGGATGCCATCCCCATCTGGCCGCGAAAAAACTGGCTGGCCAAGTTTTGCGAAGAACGTCAAACCGCTTTTGTTGCCAGCACGTACACCCACAGTTGGTGGTTCGATTTCGACAGTTCGGCGCCCATGGAATCGCTGGTTAAGCGCTATGCTTGGAACACCATGAACCGGTCGAAGGAGTGGATTTTGAACTGGACGCTGGACATGGTGAAAGACTACCAGGCCGACGGTATTGTGGCCCATTGGAATAACAGTTGTGGCAGATGGAACAGCTATGTAAAACGGCGCCTGCCGGGACTTGAAGAAGCTGGAATCCCTACGCTGGTGATTGAGGCGGATATGGTGGATGCCAGATTTTTCGATGAGAAGAAAGTCTCAGATCAACTGGACTCCTTTATTCAGTCCATCGCCTGA
- a CDS encoding acyl-CoA dehydratase activase, protein MSYVAGIDVGSTYTKAIVMSPDSEIVGRAMDSTGFKLDKAAERVYDKVLEKNSLTRDQVDYVIATGYGRHRVPFCDLTVTDLTATARGSNFFFPDTRTVLDIGGQTMKASRLDDKVKVKSFRLNDKCAAGTGAFLEKTAHYMGYSTEEIGPLVHTSHDGVSISGVCAVFAESEVINQLSIGSAPADIMRGAMFSLVKRCVQLMKRVRMEPQFTLAGGIIRFPTMVKMLIESLEGEVNVAKDDMPQYATALGAAVLARQRLTKVIAES, encoded by the coding sequence ATGAGTTACGTTGCTGGAATTGATGTCGGTTCTACCTATACTAAAGCGATCGTTATGTCGCCGGACAGTGAAATTGTAGGTCGAGCCATGGATTCAACTGGATTCAAGCTGGATAAGGCAGCTGAAAGGGTATATGATAAAGTTCTGGAAAAGAATAGCTTGACCAGAGATCAGGTCGACTATGTTATAGCTACCGGCTATGGTCGCCACCGTGTCCCCTTCTGTGATCTTACCGTTACAGACCTTACTGCCACAGCACGAGGGTCAAACTTCTTCTTTCCTGACACCCGGACGGTGCTCGATATCGGCGGGCAGACCATGAAAGCAAGTCGCCTTGACGATAAGGTGAAGGTAAAGTCTTTCAGACTCAATGATAAATGTGCTGCCGGTACAGGGGCATTCCTGGAAAAGACCGCTCACTACATGGGCTATTCAACCGAAGAAATTGGCCCCCTGGTTCATACTTCACATGACGGTGTCTCAATCTCAGGTGTTTGCGCCGTATTTGCTGAATCTGAAGTTATTAACCAGCTCTCCATCGGCTCAGCACCGGCGGACATTATGCGGGGCGCTATGTTCTCTCTGGTTAAGCGGTGCGTCCAGTTGATGAAACGGGTCCGGATGGAACCGCAATTCACGCTGGCTGGAGGCATTATCCGCTTTCCTACTATGGTGAAAATGCTCATTGAATCTCTCGAGGGAGAAGTCAATGTTGCAAAAGATGACATGCCGCAATATGCCACGGCCTTAGGTGCCGCTGTTCTGGCACGGCAGCGACTAACAAAAGTGATAGCAGAGTCATGA